From one Alosa alosa isolate M-15738 ecotype Scorff River chromosome 5, AALO_Geno_1.1, whole genome shotgun sequence genomic stretch:
- the LOC125295008 gene encoding uncharacterized protein LOC125295008 isoform X2, which yields MLSFRLLCLLGVLRGTMTRLAEVTNVALGGIATQSGKTWEWGHANNAIDGNRDSNWYHYSCSHTVLEPNPWWRVDLLKKYRVHSVVITNRGDCCPMRLQGARITIGNSPEINGGNQICGNISNPAGQFWTFNCEGMEGRYIHVYIQGRSEYLSLCEVEVYAESNLKNVALDGIAAHSGKTWDSGHAMKAIDGNRDSIWNHNSCSHTHFTTDPWWRVDLLRKYRVQSVVITNRKDCCGARLNGAWIVIGNSPEIHHSNQICGNISNPAGQSMTFNCEGMEGRYVHVFIQGRSEYLTLCEVEVYAESYLKNVALDGIATQSGATWDWGHADKAIDGNRDSNWYHYSCSHTGLEPNPWWRVDLLKKYRVHSVVITNRGDCCGERLNGVRIKIGNSPEIHDSYQICDNANAGKSWTFNCDGMEGRYVHVYIQGRSEYLTLCEVEVYTESSGRLAAQFSGASTLSLCACALLAWIAAALLTKSLS from the exons ATGTTGTCATTTCGATTGCTTTGCCTTTTGGGAGTGCTCAGAGGCACCATGACCAGACTGGCTGAAG TGACTAATGTTGCTCTTGGTGGAATCGCCACACAGTCTGGTAAGACATGGGAATGGGGGCATGCCAATAATGCGATCGATGGTAACAGAGATTCCAACTGGTACCACTACTCCTGTTCACACACGGTTCTTGAACCCAACCCCTGGTGGAGGGTTGATCTACTGAAGAAATACAGAGTGCACTCTGTGGTTATCACCAACAGAGGAGACTGCTGTCCAATGAGATTGCAAGGAGCTAGGATTACAATTGGTAACTCCCCAGAAATTAATGGCGGTAACCAAAT CTGTGGTAACATTTCCAACCCTGCTGGACAATTCTGGACCTTCAACTGTGAGGGGATGGAGGGTCGCTACATTCATGTGTACATTCAAGGCCGATCAGAGTACCTTTCATTGTGTGAGGTGGAGGTGTATGCAGAAAGCAATT tgaaaaatgtTGCTCTTGATGGAATCGCCGCACATTCTGGTAAGACATGGGACTCGGGACATGCCATGAAAGCGATCGATGGTAACCGAGATTCCATCTGGAACCACAactcctgttcacacacacattttacaaccGACCCCTGGTGGAGGGTTGATCTACTAAGGAAATACAGAGTGCAATCTGTGGTCATCACCAACAGAAAAGACTGCTGTGGAGCGAGACTGAATGGAGCTTGGATTGTTATTGGTAACTCCCCAGAAATTCATCATAGTAACCAAAT CTGTGGTAACATTTCCAACCCTGCTGGACAATCCATGACCTTCAACTGTGAGGGGATGGAGGGTCGCTACGTTCATGTGTTCATTCAAGGCCGATCAGAGTACCTTACATTATGTGAGGTGGAGGTGTATGCAGAAAGCTATT TGAAAAATGTTGCTCTTGATGGAATCGCCACACAGTCTGGTGCGACATGGGACTGGGGGCATGCCGATAAAGCGATCGATGGTAACAGAGATTCCAACTGGTACCACTACTCCTGTTCACACACGGGTCTTGAACCCAACCCCTGGTGGAGGGTTGATCTACTGAAGAAATACAGAGTGCACTCTGTGGTCATCACCAACAGAGGAGACTGCTGTGGAGAGAGACTGAATGGAGTTAGGATTAAAATTGGTAACTCCCCGGAAATTCATGATAGTTACCAAAT CTGTGATAACGCCAATGCTGGGAAATCCTGGACCTTCAACTGTGATGGAATGGAGGGTCGCTACGTTCATGTGTACATTCAAGGCCGGTCAGAGTACCTTACATTGTGTGAGGTGGAGGTGTATACAGAAAGCAGTGGCCGTTTAGCAGCTCAGTTCAGTGGCGCTAGCACATTGTCCCTATGTGCTTGTGCACTGTTGGCATGGATTGCAGCAGCACTACTAACAAAAAGTCTGAGTTga
- the LOC125295008 gene encoding uncharacterized protein LOC125295008 isoform X1: MLSFRLLCLLGVLRGTMTRLAEVTNVALGGIATQSGKTWEWGHANNAIDGNRDSNWYHYSCSHTVLEPNPWWRVDLLKKYRVHSVVITNRGDCCPMRLQGARITIGNSPEINGGNQICGNISNPAGQFWTFNCEGMEGRYIHVYIQGRSEYLSLCEVEVYAESNLKNVALDGIAAHSGKTWDSGHAMKAIDGNRDSIWNHNSCSHTHFTTDPWWRVDLLRKYRVQSVVITNRKDCCGARLNGAWIVIGNSPEIHHSNQILFSCGNISNPAGQSMTFNCEGMEGRYVHVFIQGRSEYLTLCEVEVYAESYLKNVALDGIATQSGATWDWGHADKAIDGNRDSNWYHYSCSHTGLEPNPWWRVDLLKKYRVHSVVITNRGDCCGERLNGVRIKIGNSPEIHDSYQICDNANAGKSWTFNCDGMEGRYVHVYIQGRSEYLTLCEVEVYTESSGRLAAQFSGASTLSLCACALLAWIAAALLTKSLS; this comes from the exons ATGTTGTCATTTCGATTGCTTTGCCTTTTGGGAGTGCTCAGAGGCACCATGACCAGACTGGCTGAAG TGACTAATGTTGCTCTTGGTGGAATCGCCACACAGTCTGGTAAGACATGGGAATGGGGGCATGCCAATAATGCGATCGATGGTAACAGAGATTCCAACTGGTACCACTACTCCTGTTCACACACGGTTCTTGAACCCAACCCCTGGTGGAGGGTTGATCTACTGAAGAAATACAGAGTGCACTCTGTGGTTATCACCAACAGAGGAGACTGCTGTCCAATGAGATTGCAAGGAGCTAGGATTACAATTGGTAACTCCCCAGAAATTAATGGCGGTAACCAAAT CTGTGGTAACATTTCCAACCCTGCTGGACAATTCTGGACCTTCAACTGTGAGGGGATGGAGGGTCGCTACATTCATGTGTACATTCAAGGCCGATCAGAGTACCTTTCATTGTGTGAGGTGGAGGTGTATGCAGAAAGCAATT tgaaaaatgtTGCTCTTGATGGAATCGCCGCACATTCTGGTAAGACATGGGACTCGGGACATGCCATGAAAGCGATCGATGGTAACCGAGATTCCATCTGGAACCACAactcctgttcacacacacattttacaaccGACCCCTGGTGGAGGGTTGATCTACTAAGGAAATACAGAGTGCAATCTGTGGTCATCACCAACAGAAAAGACTGCTGTGGAGCGAGACTGAATGGAGCTTGGATTGTTATTGGTAACTCCCCAGAAATTCATCATAGTAACCAAAT ACTTTTCAGCTGTGGTAACATTTCCAACCCTGCTGGACAATCCATGACCTTCAACTGTGAGGGGATGGAGGGTCGCTACGTTCATGTGTTCATTCAAGGCCGATCAGAGTACCTTACATTATGTGAGGTGGAGGTGTATGCAGAAAGCTATT TGAAAAATGTTGCTCTTGATGGAATCGCCACACAGTCTGGTGCGACATGGGACTGGGGGCATGCCGATAAAGCGATCGATGGTAACAGAGATTCCAACTGGTACCACTACTCCTGTTCACACACGGGTCTTGAACCCAACCCCTGGTGGAGGGTTGATCTACTGAAGAAATACAGAGTGCACTCTGTGGTCATCACCAACAGAGGAGACTGCTGTGGAGAGAGACTGAATGGAGTTAGGATTAAAATTGGTAACTCCCCGGAAATTCATGATAGTTACCAAAT CTGTGATAACGCCAATGCTGGGAAATCCTGGACCTTCAACTGTGATGGAATGGAGGGTCGCTACGTTCATGTGTACATTCAAGGCCGGTCAGAGTACCTTACATTGTGTGAGGTGGAGGTGTATACAGAAAGCAGTGGCCGTTTAGCAGCTCAGTTCAGTGGCGCTAGCACATTGTCCCTATGTGCTTGTGCACTGTTGGCATGGATTGCAGCAGCACTACTAACAAAAAGTCTGAGTTga
- the si:ch211-214j8.12 gene encoding uncharacterized protein si:ch211-214j8.12 encodes MPLFRQSEARGKTEGEKRVVKKRKYRFKDSDHHATLTRLCLLSIAENMNDVWVRDYAQNYMDQYFFRYIMGPFSQLPSDLLEELLSLLASRRLVTRAALHLMLVPQLRHLSLGRCTGLVTSNLCAIIGARCQALLSLDLGGGVSVSSPVLQELLGSLANLRSLSLAGSMCDVRVLQTLPTQCPMLRHLDVSRCHHLNPVSLLFLSPKHPQSPGLPVLRSLLALDIGFGEWEEDGQATAAFLLLSLPWLERVALEALGEACVLLRDRDFHKVEEFICRTQMPDFRDLWTERGNGDNVTGMDKAEEESFSLSEATNSCLWIQDSEDEDEGESNRIEGACHDFTGAMASENTRGNGALKVQQEDSLKGVCLTLRLRQVQGVSFGSLGPLGQLCPDLSVLTLDYSEEEEAVSGDHLARVLARWSASLRSLTLRFPGPLSKMARSVAAVGASLTTLTLEGVRADGLDPLLRLLHSCPQLTTLTIHMEPPRMHQEEESEEEDREEDLHALPCLPRLSCLALNFAFDQRQKRTPMSWRSLKGALWALLRGAPLLETVSLVAAPCPLNPVFRLVLDHPAIPMRASQSPALQHLRDLNLARSDVSMATVSRLVAMDIPLSTLDLSGCWAVTLHDIRRLGDTMRRQKLHIKWT; translated from the exons ATGCCTCTCTTTCGTCAATCAGAGGCAAGGGGGAAAACAGAGGGTGAAAAGCGAGTGGTAAAGAAGAGGAAATACAGGTTTAAAGATAGTGACCACCATGCAACACTAACAAGGCTGTGTCTCCTGAGTATTGCAGAAAATATGAATGATGTGTGGGTCCGTGACTATGCCCAAAACTACATGGATCAgtattttttcagatacatCATGGGGCCTTTCAGCCAGCTAC CCTCAGATCTACTAGAGGAGCTCTTGTCTCTGTTGGCATCACGACGGCTAGTGACCCGGGCGGCCCTGCACCTCATGTTGGTTCCCCAGCTGCGTCACCTCTCTCTGGGCCGCTGCACTGGTTTGGTAACATCCAACCTGTGTGCCATCATTGGAGCACGCTGCCAG GCCCTGCTGTCTCTGGACCTCGGAGGCGGAGTGAGCGTCTCTTCCCCAGTCTTGCAGGAGCTCCTGGGGTCTCTGGCCAACTTGCGCTCCCTGAGTCTGGCCGGGAGCATGTGTGACGTCCGGGTCCTGCAGACACTACCCACCCAGTGTCCCATGCTTCGCCACCTGGACGTCAGCCGCTGCCACCACCTGAACCCTGTCAGCCTGCTGTTCCTCTCCCCCAAGCACCCCCAGAGTCCCGGCCTGCCAGTCCTCCGTAGCCTGCTCGCCCTGGATATCGGCTTTGGGGAGTGGGAGGAGGACGGGCAAGCCACTGcagccttcctcctcctcagcctgCCTTGGCTGGAGAGAGTAGCCCTGGAGGCCCTGGGAGAAGCCTGTGTGCTCCTCCGGGATAGGGATTTTCATAAGGTCGAGGAGTTCATCTGCCGCACACAGATGCCTGACTTTAGGGACttgtggacagagagaggcaaTGGTGACAATGTCACAGGCATGGATAAAGCTGAAGAGGAGAGCTTTTCTCTGTCTGAAGCAACAAACAGTTGTTTATGGATTCAGGACAGTGAAGATGAGGACGAGGGAGAATCTAACAGGATAGAAGGAGCTTGCCATGACTTCACAGGTGCGATGGCTTCGGAAAACACAAGGGGCAACGGGGCTCTGAAAGTGCAACAAGAAGACAGTTTAAAGGGGGTCTGTCTCACGCTGCGTCTTAGGCAAGTCCAAGGAGTATCATTTGGAAGTCTGGGTCCCCTAGGGCAGCTGTGCCCTGACCTGTCTGTTCTGACGCTGGACTACTCCGAGGAGGAAGAGGCCGTGTCTGGTGACCATTTGGCCAGGGTGCTGGCTAGGTGGTCGGCCAGTTTGCGGAGCCTCACCCTGAGATTCCCAGGGCCCTTGTCTAAGATGGCACGTAGCGTAGCAGCTGTCGGCGCCTCCCTTACGACGCTCACTTTGGAGGGGGTGCGGGCAGACGGACTTGACCCCCTTCTGCGCCTTCTCCACTCCTGTCCTCAGCTGACAACACTAACCATTCACATGGAACCTCCCAGAATGCACCAGGAAGAGGAAAGTGAAGAGGAGGACAGGGAAGAAGACCTTCATGCCTTACCCTGTCTTCCTCGTCTCTCTTGTCTGGCACTGAA CTTTGCTTTCGATCAGCGGCAGAAAAGGACACCCATGTCTTGGCGATCTCTGAAGGGAGCCTTGTGGGCCTTGCTGAGGGGAGCACCCCTACTGGAGACGGTCTCGCTGGTCGCCGCTCCTTGCCCCCTGAACCCTGTGTTCCGTCTGGTGCTGGATCACCCTGCCATCCCCATGAGGGCTTCGCAGAGCCCTGCCCTCCAACACTTGCGGGACTTGAATCTGGCACGTTCTGATGTGTCCATGGCAACTGTGTCGCGATTAGTGGCCATGGACATTCCTTTGTCCACACTGGACCTCAGTGGTTGCTGGGCTGTGACTCTCCATGACATCCGCCGTTTAGGAGACACAATGAGACGTCAGAAGTTGCATATCAAATGGACATGA